A genomic stretch from Fretibacterium sp. OH1220_COT-178 includes:
- the purN gene encoding phosphoribosylglycinamide formyltransferase produces MLSARVAVLASGGGTNLRALLDAQDAGRLQSGRVVLVLSDRPDAHALERARARGVRAEAVEPRGFPDAAAFERRLLALLERERIDVVVLAGFLRILGADFVARYRGRILNVHPSLIPSFCGRGFYGLRVHRAALAAGVKVTGATVHLVDETPDGGPILMQRAVEVLPDDTPEALQRRVMEQAEWRLLPEAVERLCGSLRGSAPETPPREQAPSEPLLPFSREGVAPPRERSMGVQGDEFPCQGVWGTESPDPVSSPAAFLGGNRYPGRGIVLGSAPDGGAVLAYFIMGRSAPSRARVFERSGDDLVIRLLDPGRVADPSLILYAPLRVCGEHVVVSNGDQTETIHEFLSAGGGFEAALRTRSHEPDAPHLTPRVSGLLTFDGAGGFSYRLSILKAGAEGGCLRQFFEYRAVPGLGHLIHTYAGDGDPLPSFGGEPREVRIGSDLDAFAQGLWAALDAENRVALYVRRYAAEGSGYEDRLFDRHGTGGVGR; encoded by the coding sequence GTGCTGAGCGCGCGGGTCGCCGTGCTGGCCTCGGGCGGGGGGACGAACCTCCGGGCGCTCCTGGACGCGCAGGACGCGGGACGACTGCAGAGCGGGCGGGTCGTGCTGGTGCTCTCCGACAGGCCCGACGCCCATGCCCTGGAGCGGGCCCGTGCCCGTGGAGTGAGGGCCGAGGCCGTGGAGCCCCGGGGGTTCCCGGACGCGGCTGCGTTCGAGCGGCGCCTGCTGGCGCTCTTGGAGCGGGAGCGGATCGATGTCGTGGTGCTGGCGGGGTTTTTGCGGATTTTGGGCGCGGACTTCGTGGCGCGTTACCGGGGGCGGATCCTGAACGTTCATCCCTCGCTGATCCCGTCCTTCTGCGGGCGCGGGTTCTACGGGCTTCGCGTGCACCGGGCGGCCCTCGCCGCGGGCGTCAAGGTGACCGGCGCGACGGTGCACCTGGTGGACGAGACGCCCGACGGAGGCCCCATCCTGATGCAGCGGGCGGTGGAGGTCCTGCCGGACGACACGCCGGAGGCGCTGCAGCGCCGGGTGATGGAGCAGGCCGAATGGCGCCTGCTGCCCGAGGCGGTCGAAAGGCTCTGCGGGAGCCTCAGGGGCTCTGCCCCTGAGACCCCGCCGAGGGAGCAAGCCCCCTCGGAACCCCTTCTACCTTTCTCGAGGGAGGGCGTTGCCCCCCCCCGAGAAAGGTCAATGGGGGTGCAGGGGGACGAGTTCCCCTGCCAGGGGGTATGGGGGACGGAGTCCCCTGATCCCGTCAGCAGCCCTGCGGCGTTTCTGGGCGGCAACCGATACCCGGGCCGCGGCATCGTCCTGGGCTCGGCTCCGGACGGGGGCGCCGTCCTGGCCTACTTCATCATGGGGCGGAGTGCGCCGAGCCGCGCCCGGGTCTTCGAGCGGTCGGGGGACGACCTCGTGATCCGGCTCCTGGACCCGGGGCGGGTGGCGGACCCCTCGTTGATCCTCTACGCGCCCCTGCGCGTCTGCGGGGAGCACGTCGTCGTGTCGAACGGCGACCAGACGGAGACGATCCATGAGTTCCTGAGCGCCGGCGGCGGCTTCGAGGCGGCCCTGAGGACCCGCAGCCACGAGCCCGACGCGCCGCACCTCACGCCGCGCGTCAGCGGCCTGCTGACCTTCGACGGGGCGGGGGGCTTTTCGTACCGGCTGAGCATCCTCAAGGCGGGGGCAGAGGGAGGCTGCCTCCGGCAGTTCTTCGAATATCGGGCGGTTCCCGGCCTCGGGCACCTCATCCACACCTATGCCGGCGACGGAGACCCCCTGCCGAGCTTCGGGGGCGAGCCCCGCGAAGTGCGGATCGGCTCGGACCTCGATGCCTTCGCCCAGGGGCTCTGGGCCGCGCTCGACGCCGAGAACCGCGTGGCGCTCTACGTCCGCCGTTACGCGGCGGAGGGCTCCGGGTACGAGGACCGGCTTTTCGACAGGCACGGGACGGGAGGGGTAGGACGTTGA
- the purM gene encoding phosphoribosylformylglycinamidine cyclo-ligase codes for MAGREDYARSGVDVEAGYEAVRLMAGSIARTRTPGVLSEPGGFGGAFALPSGLREPVLVSGTDGVGTKLKLAFLTGRNDTVGIDCVAMCVNDILCSGARPLFFLDYIALGRNVPERVAEIVSGVAEGCVRAGCALIGGETAEMPGFYAPDEYDLAGFAVGVAERSAMPGRERVRAGDVLIALPSSGLHSNGFSLVRKVFGVERRDLNARIAELGTTLGEALLTPTRIYARPVAALLEAVPVRSLAHITGGGFHENIPRSLPVGLSARIERAALRVPPIFDLLRREGDLDEDSMFRVFNMGVGMTAAVAPDDVDAALRALRENGAEAYPIGAAVPGTEGVVLC; via the coding sequence ATGGCCGGACGCGAGGATTATGCGCGTTCCGGTGTGGACGTCGAGGCGGGGTACGAGGCGGTCCGGCTCATGGCGGGCTCGATCGCGCGCACCCGCACGCCGGGGGTGCTCTCGGAGCCCGGCGGCTTCGGCGGCGCCTTCGCGCTTCCGTCCGGCCTCCGCGAGCCGGTGCTGGTCAGCGGGACGGACGGGGTCGGGACCAAGCTGAAGCTCGCCTTTCTGACGGGCCGGAACGATACCGTCGGCATCGACTGCGTGGCCATGTGTGTGAACGACATCCTGTGCAGCGGCGCCCGGCCGCTGTTTTTTCTGGACTACATTGCCCTGGGTCGGAACGTCCCGGAGCGGGTGGCGGAGATCGTCTCGGGGGTGGCCGAGGGCTGCGTCCGGGCCGGCTGCGCGCTGATCGGCGGCGAGACCGCGGAGATGCCGGGCTTCTACGCCCCGGACGAGTACGATCTGGCCGGGTTCGCGGTCGGGGTCGCCGAACGTTCCGCGATGCCGGGCCGCGAGCGGGTGCGGGCGGGCGACGTCCTGATCGCCCTTCCGTCCTCCGGCCTGCACTCCAACGGGTTCTCGCTCGTCCGCAAGGTGTTCGGCGTCGAACGGCGGGACCTGAATGCCCGCATCGCGGAGCTGGGGACGACGCTGGGGGAGGCGCTGCTCACCCCCACCCGCATCTACGCCCGCCCCGTCGCCGCCCTGCTGGAGGCGGTGCCGGTCCGCTCCCTGGCCCACATCACGGGCGGAGGTTTCCACGAGAACATCCCGCGCAGCCTGCCTGTGGGGCTGTCGGCCCGGATCGAACGGGCCGCCCTGCGGGTTCCCCCCATCTTCGACCTGCTGAGGCGCGAGGGGGACCTGGACGAGGACTCGATGTTCCGCGTCTTCAACATGGGGGTGGGCATGACCGCGGCGGTCGCCCCGGACGACGTGGACGCGGCCCTGCGGGCGCTGCGGGAGAACGGGGCGGAGGCGTACCCGATCGGTGCGGCCGTCCCCGGGACGGAGGGGGTCGTCCTGTGCTGA
- the purD gene encoding phosphoribosylamine--glycine ligase, with protein sequence MNVMVVGGGGREHAIVEKLVRSPRIGSLCVLPGNGGIADLAECVPIPATDLDSIVAFAAERSIDFAVVAPDDPLVMGLVDRLEAVGVRCFGPNARAAAIEGSKAYAKDLMRRYGIPTARYEVFDDVDRALEYAASAKGPMVVKADGLARGKGVVVAEDAVQAGAAIVSIMRDRVFGASGERVVIEERLSGPEVSVLAFTDGRTIVPMVSSMDHKRAFDGDTGPNTGGMGAVAPNPYYAPEIADACMERIFRPTVEALRAEGRPFRGCLYFGLMLTEEGPKVIEYNCRFGDPEAQAVLPLLESDLFEILLAVSGERLAEADVRFADGASCCVVVASSGYPGPVRDGMEIYVGAGLPPETIVYHAGTRREGGRLRTAGGRVLSVTAVAPTAEEARARAYAAVGLIHFEGARFRNDIGMAGGSIHGS encoded by the coding sequence ATGAACGTCATGGTCGTAGGAGGGGGCGGACGAGAGCACGCCATCGTGGAGAAGCTGGTCCGCAGCCCGCGGATCGGGAGCCTCTGCGTGCTTCCGGGCAACGGGGGCATCGCGGATCTGGCCGAGTGCGTGCCGATACCCGCGACGGACCTCGATTCGATCGTGGCCTTTGCGGCGGAGCGCTCGATCGACTTCGCCGTGGTGGCGCCGGACGACCCTCTGGTGATGGGGCTGGTCGACCGCCTGGAGGCCGTGGGCGTGCGTTGTTTCGGCCCCAATGCCCGGGCTGCGGCCATCGAGGGCAGCAAGGCCTATGCCAAGGACCTGATGCGCCGGTACGGGATTCCGACGGCCCGGTACGAGGTCTTCGACGATGTGGACCGGGCCCTGGAATACGCTGCGTCGGCGAAGGGGCCGATGGTGGTGAAGGCCGACGGGCTCGCGCGGGGAAAGGGCGTCGTGGTGGCGGAGGACGCGGTCCAGGCCGGGGCGGCGATCGTCTCCATCATGCGGGACCGGGTCTTCGGGGCGAGCGGCGAACGGGTCGTCATCGAGGAGAGGCTGAGCGGGCCGGAGGTCTCGGTGCTGGCCTTCACGGACGGACGCACGATCGTTCCGATGGTCTCGTCCATGGACCACAAGCGCGCCTTCGACGGGGACACGGGGCCGAATACGGGCGGGATGGGGGCCGTGGCCCCGAACCCGTACTACGCCCCGGAGATCGCCGACGCCTGCATGGAGCGGATCTTTCGTCCCACGGTCGAGGCGCTGAGGGCCGAGGGGCGCCCGTTCAGGGGATGCCTGTATTTCGGACTGATGCTGACGGAGGAGGGGCCGAAGGTGATCGAGTACAACTGCCGGTTCGGCGATCCGGAGGCCCAGGCGGTGCTGCCGCTTCTGGAGAGCGACCTGTTCGAGATCCTGCTCGCCGTTTCCGGGGAACGTCTGGCGGAGGCGGACGTCCGGTTTGCGGATGGGGCGTCCTGCTGCGTGGTCGTGGCCTCCTCGGGGTACCCCGGTCCCGTCCGGGACGGAATGGAGATTTATGTGGGCGCGGGCCTGCCGCCCGAGACGATCGTCTACCATGCCGGGACGAGGCGGGAGGGCGGACGCCTGAGGACGGCGGGGGGCCGCGTGCTCTCGGTTACGGCGGTCGCTCCGACGGCGGAGGAGGCGCGCGCTCGCGCCTATGCGGCCGTCGGGCTGATCCATTTCGAGGGGGCGCGCTTCCGGAACGATATCGGCATGGCGGGAGGGAGCATTCATGGTTCATAG
- a CDS encoding phosphoribosylaminoimidazolecarboxamide formyltransferase, with protein MKELELKYGCNPNQAPARLFVTEGRLPFEVLNGRPGYINFLDALNGWQLVRELRRTLSLPAAASFKHVSPAGAALGYPLSEGEKRLFFADLPGLEDSPLACAYVRARGTDRMSSFGDWVALSDPCDATTAAVIRREVSDGIVAPGYSEEALAILGGKRGGGYAIVRIDPDWEPGPTERRQVFGVTFEQRRNDASVDPSVFDRPVTRCKTIPESARRDLTLALIVLKYTQSNSVCYAQGGQTLGVGAGQQSRVHCTRLAGDKADIRLLRGHPRVLDLPFRPDLGRPDRDNAIDVYLSSTPEDVLGEGLWPRCFVRRPEPLTPGERRAWLDGATGVSLASDAFFPFPDNVERARRSGVTAIAQPGGSIRDADVVEACDRHGIAMVMTGQRLFHH; from the coding sequence TTGAAGGAGCTGGAGCTCAAGTATGGATGCAATCCCAATCAGGCCCCGGCGCGGCTCTTCGTGACGGAGGGGAGGCTTCCCTTCGAGGTGCTGAACGGCCGGCCGGGCTACATCAACTTTCTGGACGCCCTGAACGGCTGGCAGCTCGTGCGGGAGCTGCGCCGCACGCTCTCGCTGCCCGCGGCGGCCTCGTTCAAGCACGTCAGCCCCGCGGGCGCGGCGCTGGGATATCCCCTAAGCGAGGGGGAGAAGCGATTGTTCTTTGCTGACCTTCCGGGTCTGGAGGACTCCCCGCTGGCCTGCGCCTACGTTCGGGCGCGGGGGACGGACCGCATGTCCTCGTTCGGGGACTGGGTCGCGCTCAGCGACCCGTGCGATGCGACGACGGCGGCGGTGATCCGCCGCGAGGTGTCGGACGGGATCGTCGCGCCCGGCTACTCCGAGGAGGCTCTGGCGATCCTCGGGGGCAAGCGGGGCGGGGGCTACGCCATCGTGAGGATCGACCCGGACTGGGAGCCCGGACCGACGGAGCGGCGGCAGGTGTTCGGGGTCACGTTCGAGCAGCGGCGCAACGACGCGTCGGTCGATCCCTCGGTCTTCGACAGGCCGGTGACGCGGTGCAAAACCATTCCCGAGTCCGCGCGCCGCGACCTGACCCTGGCGCTGATCGTGCTCAAGTACACGCAGTCCAACTCCGTGTGCTACGCGCAGGGCGGCCAGACCCTGGGGGTCGGCGCGGGGCAGCAGTCGCGCGTGCACTGCACCCGCCTGGCGGGGGACAAGGCGGACATCCGGCTTCTGAGAGGACACCCCAGGGTGCTGGACCTGCCGTTCCGTCCCGATCTGGGCCGGCCGGACCGGGACAACGCGATCGACGTCTACCTCTCCTCCACGCCGGAGGACGTCCTGGGCGAGGGGCTCTGGCCGCGCTGCTTCGTGCGGCGCCCGGAGCCGTTGACGCCCGGGGAGCGGCGCGCCTGGCTGGACGGCGCGACCGGCGTCTCGCTCGCGAGCGACGCCTTCTTCCCCTTCCCGGACAACGTGGAGCGCGCGCGGCGGAGCGGCGTCACGGCCATAGCGCAGCCGGGCGGCTCGATCCGCGATGCCGACGTCGTCGAGGCGTGCGACCGGCACGGGATCGCGATGGTGATGACCGGACAACGGTTGTTCCATCACTGA